One segment of Thunnus thynnus chromosome 19, fThuThy2.1, whole genome shotgun sequence DNA contains the following:
- the slc2a11l gene encoding solute carrier family 2 member 11, like, translating to MISKDSRHNNSLAPAMTQYLTLLLDCPVVIATIFISGIGGTFQYGFAISVMTSPSAFIKELVNQTCLQRYGVSLQQWQVSLIWSFTVSIFCIGGLVGSLVAGLLISKFGRKKCLLLNNFVAIIGAVLMLLSQTAMSFEMIMVGRFLYGINSGVNLSAHTLYLVECTPKRLRGMVGVTVATFISMGKFFGQLLGISELLGTEERWPWLLGFNGFTALLQLVTLPFLPESPRFLLLDRGDRQACEKALKRLWGDKDYSREVEEMLEEKAALQSVRSHSVMELIQNQTIRWQLFTIIVAFVTLQLCGINAVYFYSFDVFRAAGIQEHQLRYAALGTGLCELCTSVACFMIIESTGKKMLLCRGYMAMSATLVLLIISLYLQSQVSWMPYCSMVLIFIFISCFSGGPAGVTAPLPGELFTQSFKSAGYTIACTINWTGLFVLGMIFPILVENLDYFCFLIFLFFCTICGLYVWFNVPETKNLTALEIAAEFQRMHCKSGKSQRKQSTEQTPDSIKPGETKL from the exons ATGATTTCTAAAGACTCCAGACACAACAACAGCCTGGCTCCAGCTATGACACAGTACTTAACACTCTTG CTAGACTGTCCTGTTGTAATTGCCACCATTTTTATCTCTGGCATCGGTGGGACATTTCAGTATGGATTCGCTATATCTGTGATGACCTCCCCCTCTGCT TTTATAAAGGAGCTGGTGAACCAAACATGTCTGCAGAGATACGGAGTCTCCTTGCAGCAGTGGCAGGTCTCTCTCATCTGGTCCTTCACTGTGTCCATTTTCTGCATTGGGGGGTTAGTGGGATCACTGGTGGCTGGTTTACTGATCTCAAAATTTGGCAG aaaaaaatgccTTTTGTTAAACAATTTTGTGGCTATAATTGGAGCGGTGTTGATGCTCTTGAGCCAAACAGCCATGTCCTTTGAGATGATCATGGTGGGACGATTTCTTTATGGCATCAATTCAG GAGTCAATCTCTCAGCTCATACACTGTACCTCGTCGAATGCACCCCCAAGAGGCTGCGAGGGATGGTGGGAGTTACAGTCGCTACCTTCATCTCGATGGGGAAGTTCTTTGGTCAGCTGCTGGGGATCAG TGAGTTACTTGGTACAGAAGAGAGGTGGCCTTGGCTGCTTGGTTTCAACGGTTTCACTGCGTTACTTCAGCTTGTCACCCTGCCCTTCCTGCCAGAGTCTCCCCGCTTCCTGCTGCTGGACAGAGGAGACCGCCAGGCCTGTGAGAAAG CTTTAAAGAGGCTGTGGGGTGACAAGGACTACagcagagaggtggaggagatgCTGGAGGAGAAAGCTGCCCTGCAGAGCGTTCGCAGCCACTCAGTTATGGAGCTGATTCAGAACCAAACAATCCGCTGGCAGCTCTTTACCATCATCGTTGCCTTCGTCACACTGCAGCTCTGCGGCATCAACGCC GTGTACTTTTATTCTTTTGATGTGTTTCGTGCGGCAGGAATCCAAGAGCACCAGTTACGTTATGCCGCCTTGGGAACAGGGCTGTGTGAGCTGTGCACCTCTGTAGCCTGT TTCATGATAATTGAGAGTACAGGCAAAAAAATGCTGCTGTGCAGAGGATACATGGCAATGTCTGCTACACTGGTTCTCCTCATCATCAGTCTGTACCTGCAA aGTCAGGTCTCCTGGATGCCGTACTGCAGCATGGTCCTCATTTTCATCTTCATATCATGTTTTTCTGGTGGACCTG CTGGAGTTACAGCTCCTCTTCCAGGGGAATTGTTTACTCAGTCATTCAAATCAGCCGGCTACACCATTGCCTGCACCATCAACTGGACAGGCCTGTTTGTGCTGGGGATGATCTTCCCTATCTTAGTG GAGAATCTGGATTACTTTTGCTTTCTCATATTCCTGTTTTTTTGCACCATCTGTGGGCTGTACGTGTGGTTCAACGTCCCTGAGACCAAGAATCTGACGGCGCTGGAGATCGCTGCAGAGTTTCAGAGGATGCACTGCAAATCCGGAAAGTCACAGAGGAAACAATCCACTGAACAGACACCTGACAGCATCAAACCAGGCGAGACCAAATTGTGA
- the nt5c2l1 gene encoding 5'-nucleotidase, cytosolic II, like 1 isoform X1: protein MDMSSLNTADVMDTDPSISSGEPKVKRGFDQKVFVNRSLTLENIKCYGFDMDYTLAIYKSPDYESMGFELIRDRVVSIGYPHELLRYTYDPSFPTRGLVIDTRYGNLLKVDSNGNVLVCSHGFHFLKGEDIHSYYPNKFIQRDDTDRFYILNTLFNLSETYLYACLVDFFTRCTRYKNVLNGHHHGDLFMSYRSMYQDVRDAMDFIHDTGTLKERTIKNLEKYVVRDPNIDALLTRVKEVAKVFLATNSDYTYTEAIMKYLLENGTKSGNQKKSWRSFFDLVVVDTRKPLFFAEGTVLRQVDTDTGKLRIGTYTGALQHGTVYSGGSSDTVCDLLDVKGKDILYVGDHIFGDILKSKKRQGWKTFLVVPELTKELQVWDDKKSLFEEIKRLDDILTELYKHLGSGSRDCPDIRAIQSRMKVLTYRMDMSYGQMGSLLRSGSRQTLFASQLMRYADLYSSTCINLLHYPFNYLFTSPPVLMPHEALSQNTADFTSTELTVNHTVKTNIN from the exons ATGGACATGAGCAGCCTAAACACAGCGGACGTAATGGACACAGATCCCAGCATCTCCTCTGGTGAGCCCAAGGTGAAGAGAGGCTTTgaccaaaa GGTGTTCGTCAATAGAAGTCTGACACTGGAAAACATCAAATGCTATGGCTTCGACATGGACTACACGCTTGCAA tatatAAGTCTCCTGACTATGAGAGCATGGGCTTTGAGCTGATAAGAGACAGAGTGGTGTCTATTGGTTACCCTCATGAGCTTCTACGCTACACGTATGACCCCAGCTTCCCCACACG CGGTTTAGTAATTGACACCAGATACGGGAACCTCCTGAAGGTGGATTCAAATGGGAATGTTTTGGTCTGCAGTCACGGCTTCCACTTCCTCAAAGG gGAAGACATTCACAGCTACTACCCCAACAAGTTCATTCAAAGAGATGACACCGACCGTTTCTACATTCTTAACACTCTCTTCAATCTCTCAG AGACTTATCTATACGCTTGCCTTGTGGACTTCTTCACCAGATGCACCAGATACAAAAA CGTCCTGAATGGTCACCACCACGGCGACTTGTTTATGTCTTACAGAAGCATGTACCAGGATGTCCGAGATGCAATGGACTTTATTCACGATACG GGTACCTTGAAAGAACGAACAATCAAGAATTTGGAGAAATACGTCGTAAGAGAT CCAAATATCGATGCACTCTTGACTCGGGTTAAAGAAGTGGCTAAAGTCTTTCTTGCCACCAACAGTGACTACACCTACACTGAG GCCATTATGAAATACCTGCTTGAAAATGGCACTAAG TCTGGAAATCAGAAAAAGTCCTGGCGTTCCTTCTTCGACCTTGTAGTTGTGGACACCAGGAAGCCGCTGTTCTTTGCAGAGGGGACTGTGTTGAGACAAGTAGACACG GACACAGGGAAGCTGCGGATTGGGACTTACACAGGCGCCCTCCAGCATGGAACAGTCTACTCTGGAG GATCCTCGGACACTGTCTGTGATCTGCTGGATGTCAAAGGTAAGGACATCCTGTATGTTGGAGACCACATCTTCGGCGACATCCTCAAATCTAAGAAACGCCAGGGCTGGAAGACGTTCCTGGTTGTACCGGAGCTCACCAAAGAGCTGCAAGTGTGGGATGATAAGAAAA GTCTGTTTGAGGAGATAAAACGTCTGGATGACATCTTAACTGAGCTTTACAA ACACCTGGGCAGCGGCAGTCGAGACTGTCCTGACATCAGGGCTATTCAGTCCAGAATGAAG gtGCTGACTTACAGAATGGACATGTCTTACGGCCAGATGGGCAGCCTCCTGCGCAGCGGCTCCAGACAGACGCTGTTTGCCAGCCAGCTGATGCGTTATGCAGATCTATACTCTTCCACCTGCATCAACCTGCTGCACTACCCCTTCAATTATCTTTTCACGTCTCCTCCAGTGCTG ATGCCCCACGAGGCATTGTCTCAAAACACCGCCGACTTCACTTCAACAGAGCTCACTGTCAACCATACTGTCAAGACGAACATAAACTAA
- the nt5c2l1 gene encoding 5'-nucleotidase, cytosolic II, like 1 isoform X2, whose protein sequence is MDMSSLNTADVMDTDPSISSGEPKVKRGFDQKVFVNRSLTLENIKCYGFDMDYTLAIYKSPDYESMGFELIRDRVVSIGYPHELLRYTYDPSFPTRGLVIDTRYGNLLKVDSNGNVLVCSHGFHFLKGEDIHSYYPNKFIQRDDTDRFYILNTLFNLSETYLYACLVDFFTRCTRYKNVLNGHHHGDLFMSYRSMYQDVRDAMDFIHDTPNIDALLTRVKEVAKVFLATNSDYTYTEAIMKYLLENGTKSGNQKKSWRSFFDLVVVDTRKPLFFAEGTVLRQVDTDTGKLRIGTYTGALQHGTVYSGGSSDTVCDLLDVKGKDILYVGDHIFGDILKSKKRQGWKTFLVVPELTKELQVWDDKKSLFEEIKRLDDILTELYKHLGSGSRDCPDIRAIQSRMKVLTYRMDMSYGQMGSLLRSGSRQTLFASQLMRYADLYSSTCINLLHYPFNYLFTSPPVLMPHEALSQNTADFTSTELTVNHTVKTNIN, encoded by the exons ATGGACATGAGCAGCCTAAACACAGCGGACGTAATGGACACAGATCCCAGCATCTCCTCTGGTGAGCCCAAGGTGAAGAGAGGCTTTgaccaaaa GGTGTTCGTCAATAGAAGTCTGACACTGGAAAACATCAAATGCTATGGCTTCGACATGGACTACACGCTTGCAA tatatAAGTCTCCTGACTATGAGAGCATGGGCTTTGAGCTGATAAGAGACAGAGTGGTGTCTATTGGTTACCCTCATGAGCTTCTACGCTACACGTATGACCCCAGCTTCCCCACACG CGGTTTAGTAATTGACACCAGATACGGGAACCTCCTGAAGGTGGATTCAAATGGGAATGTTTTGGTCTGCAGTCACGGCTTCCACTTCCTCAAAGG gGAAGACATTCACAGCTACTACCCCAACAAGTTCATTCAAAGAGATGACACCGACCGTTTCTACATTCTTAACACTCTCTTCAATCTCTCAG AGACTTATCTATACGCTTGCCTTGTGGACTTCTTCACCAGATGCACCAGATACAAAAA CGTCCTGAATGGTCACCACCACGGCGACTTGTTTATGTCTTACAGAAGCATGTACCAGGATGTCCGAGATGCAATGGACTTTATTCACGATACG CCAAATATCGATGCACTCTTGACTCGGGTTAAAGAAGTGGCTAAAGTCTTTCTTGCCACCAACAGTGACTACACCTACACTGAG GCCATTATGAAATACCTGCTTGAAAATGGCACTAAG TCTGGAAATCAGAAAAAGTCCTGGCGTTCCTTCTTCGACCTTGTAGTTGTGGACACCAGGAAGCCGCTGTTCTTTGCAGAGGGGACTGTGTTGAGACAAGTAGACACG GACACAGGGAAGCTGCGGATTGGGACTTACACAGGCGCCCTCCAGCATGGAACAGTCTACTCTGGAG GATCCTCGGACACTGTCTGTGATCTGCTGGATGTCAAAGGTAAGGACATCCTGTATGTTGGAGACCACATCTTCGGCGACATCCTCAAATCTAAGAAACGCCAGGGCTGGAAGACGTTCCTGGTTGTACCGGAGCTCACCAAAGAGCTGCAAGTGTGGGATGATAAGAAAA GTCTGTTTGAGGAGATAAAACGTCTGGATGACATCTTAACTGAGCTTTACAA ACACCTGGGCAGCGGCAGTCGAGACTGTCCTGACATCAGGGCTATTCAGTCCAGAATGAAG gtGCTGACTTACAGAATGGACATGTCTTACGGCCAGATGGGCAGCCTCCTGCGCAGCGGCTCCAGACAGACGCTGTTTGCCAGCCAGCTGATGCGTTATGCAGATCTATACTCTTCCACCTGCATCAACCTGCTGCACTACCCCTTCAATTATCTTTTCACGTCTCCTCCAGTGCTG ATGCCCCACGAGGCATTGTCTCAAAACACCGCCGACTTCACTTCAACAGAGCTCACTGTCAACCATACTGTCAAGACGAACATAAACTAA
- the nt5c2l1 gene encoding 5'-nucleotidase, cytosolic II, like 1 isoform X4 has protein sequence MLWLRHGLHACNGLVIDTRYGNLLKVDSNGNVLVCSHGFHFLKGEDIHSYYPNKFIQRDDTDRFYILNTLFNLSETYLYACLVDFFTRCTRYKNVLNGHHHGDLFMSYRSMYQDVRDAMDFIHDTGTLKERTIKNLEKYVVRDPNIDALLTRVKEVAKVFLATNSDYTYTEAIMKYLLENGTKSGNQKKSWRSFFDLVVVDTRKPLFFAEGTVLRQVDTDTGKLRIGTYTGALQHGTVYSGGSSDTVCDLLDVKGKDILYVGDHIFGDILKSKKRQGWKTFLVVPELTKELQVWDDKKSLFEEIKRLDDILTELYKHLGSGSRDCPDIRAIQSRMKVLTYRMDMSYGQMGSLLRSGSRQTLFASQLMRYADLYSSTCINLLHYPFNYLFTSPPVLMPHEALSQNTADFTSTELTVNHTVKTNIN, from the exons ATGCTATGGCTTCGACATGGACTACACGCTTGCAA CGGTTTAGTAATTGACACCAGATACGGGAACCTCCTGAAGGTGGATTCAAATGGGAATGTTTTGGTCTGCAGTCACGGCTTCCACTTCCTCAAAGG gGAAGACATTCACAGCTACTACCCCAACAAGTTCATTCAAAGAGATGACACCGACCGTTTCTACATTCTTAACACTCTCTTCAATCTCTCAG AGACTTATCTATACGCTTGCCTTGTGGACTTCTTCACCAGATGCACCAGATACAAAAA CGTCCTGAATGGTCACCACCACGGCGACTTGTTTATGTCTTACAGAAGCATGTACCAGGATGTCCGAGATGCAATGGACTTTATTCACGATACG GGTACCTTGAAAGAACGAACAATCAAGAATTTGGAGAAATACGTCGTAAGAGAT CCAAATATCGATGCACTCTTGACTCGGGTTAAAGAAGTGGCTAAAGTCTTTCTTGCCACCAACAGTGACTACACCTACACTGAG GCCATTATGAAATACCTGCTTGAAAATGGCACTAAG TCTGGAAATCAGAAAAAGTCCTGGCGTTCCTTCTTCGACCTTGTAGTTGTGGACACCAGGAAGCCGCTGTTCTTTGCAGAGGGGACTGTGTTGAGACAAGTAGACACG GACACAGGGAAGCTGCGGATTGGGACTTACACAGGCGCCCTCCAGCATGGAACAGTCTACTCTGGAG GATCCTCGGACACTGTCTGTGATCTGCTGGATGTCAAAGGTAAGGACATCCTGTATGTTGGAGACCACATCTTCGGCGACATCCTCAAATCTAAGAAACGCCAGGGCTGGAAGACGTTCCTGGTTGTACCGGAGCTCACCAAAGAGCTGCAAGTGTGGGATGATAAGAAAA GTCTGTTTGAGGAGATAAAACGTCTGGATGACATCTTAACTGAGCTTTACAA ACACCTGGGCAGCGGCAGTCGAGACTGTCCTGACATCAGGGCTATTCAGTCCAGAATGAAG gtGCTGACTTACAGAATGGACATGTCTTACGGCCAGATGGGCAGCCTCCTGCGCAGCGGCTCCAGACAGACGCTGTTTGCCAGCCAGCTGATGCGTTATGCAGATCTATACTCTTCCACCTGCATCAACCTGCTGCACTACCCCTTCAATTATCTTTTCACGTCTCCTCCAGTGCTG ATGCCCCACGAGGCATTGTCTCAAAACACCGCCGACTTCACTTCAACAGAGCTCACTGTCAACCATACTGTCAAGACGAACATAAACTAA
- the nt5c2l1 gene encoding 5'-nucleotidase, cytosolic II, like 1 isoform X3, which translates to MDYTLAIYKSPDYESMGFELIRDRVVSIGYPHELLRYTYDPSFPTRGLVIDTRYGNLLKVDSNGNVLVCSHGFHFLKGEDIHSYYPNKFIQRDDTDRFYILNTLFNLSETYLYACLVDFFTRCTRYKNVLNGHHHGDLFMSYRSMYQDVRDAMDFIHDTGTLKERTIKNLEKYVVRDPNIDALLTRVKEVAKVFLATNSDYTYTEAIMKYLLENGTKSGNQKKSWRSFFDLVVVDTRKPLFFAEGTVLRQVDTDTGKLRIGTYTGALQHGTVYSGGSSDTVCDLLDVKGKDILYVGDHIFGDILKSKKRQGWKTFLVVPELTKELQVWDDKKSLFEEIKRLDDILTELYKHLGSGSRDCPDIRAIQSRMKVLTYRMDMSYGQMGSLLRSGSRQTLFASQLMRYADLYSSTCINLLHYPFNYLFTSPPVLMPHEALSQNTADFTSTELTVNHTVKTNIN; encoded by the exons ATGGACTACACGCTTGCAA tatatAAGTCTCCTGACTATGAGAGCATGGGCTTTGAGCTGATAAGAGACAGAGTGGTGTCTATTGGTTACCCTCATGAGCTTCTACGCTACACGTATGACCCCAGCTTCCCCACACG CGGTTTAGTAATTGACACCAGATACGGGAACCTCCTGAAGGTGGATTCAAATGGGAATGTTTTGGTCTGCAGTCACGGCTTCCACTTCCTCAAAGG gGAAGACATTCACAGCTACTACCCCAACAAGTTCATTCAAAGAGATGACACCGACCGTTTCTACATTCTTAACACTCTCTTCAATCTCTCAG AGACTTATCTATACGCTTGCCTTGTGGACTTCTTCACCAGATGCACCAGATACAAAAA CGTCCTGAATGGTCACCACCACGGCGACTTGTTTATGTCTTACAGAAGCATGTACCAGGATGTCCGAGATGCAATGGACTTTATTCACGATACG GGTACCTTGAAAGAACGAACAATCAAGAATTTGGAGAAATACGTCGTAAGAGAT CCAAATATCGATGCACTCTTGACTCGGGTTAAAGAAGTGGCTAAAGTCTTTCTTGCCACCAACAGTGACTACACCTACACTGAG GCCATTATGAAATACCTGCTTGAAAATGGCACTAAG TCTGGAAATCAGAAAAAGTCCTGGCGTTCCTTCTTCGACCTTGTAGTTGTGGACACCAGGAAGCCGCTGTTCTTTGCAGAGGGGACTGTGTTGAGACAAGTAGACACG GACACAGGGAAGCTGCGGATTGGGACTTACACAGGCGCCCTCCAGCATGGAACAGTCTACTCTGGAG GATCCTCGGACACTGTCTGTGATCTGCTGGATGTCAAAGGTAAGGACATCCTGTATGTTGGAGACCACATCTTCGGCGACATCCTCAAATCTAAGAAACGCCAGGGCTGGAAGACGTTCCTGGTTGTACCGGAGCTCACCAAAGAGCTGCAAGTGTGGGATGATAAGAAAA GTCTGTTTGAGGAGATAAAACGTCTGGATGACATCTTAACTGAGCTTTACAA ACACCTGGGCAGCGGCAGTCGAGACTGTCCTGACATCAGGGCTATTCAGTCCAGAATGAAG gtGCTGACTTACAGAATGGACATGTCTTACGGCCAGATGGGCAGCCTCCTGCGCAGCGGCTCCAGACAGACGCTGTTTGCCAGCCAGCTGATGCGTTATGCAGATCTATACTCTTCCACCTGCATCAACCTGCTGCACTACCCCTTCAATTATCTTTTCACGTCTCCTCCAGTGCTG ATGCCCCACGAGGCATTGTCTCAAAACACCGCCGACTTCACTTCAACAGAGCTCACTGTCAACCATACTGTCAAGACGAACATAAACTAA